The Spirulina subsalsa PCC 9445 region CTCCATTTATAATGAGCAATACATAAAAGCTATGACCATTTATCCAAAATCTATCGGTTCTAAGTTATTCATATATGTTTTAGGGGGGGCATTAATAGGACTCAGTGCGATGTCTTACGTTTTTTATCAGTTGCTTGAGAAACTATATATTGAGCAAATCCAAGGAACGCTAAATAGTCAGGTCCAGGAAATGGAAACGGAATTGGCTAGGGTCGAACAAGCGATGAAAAGTTTATCGTTAACGATTACCATGTTTGACGGTTTAGGTTTAGAGGAGGAGGAAACCTATCGTGAATTAGCGTTAAAAGCTTTTAAGGGGCGTTCCCCTTTAACTATGGGGGTGGGGTTTGGTCAGGCTCCGTTTCAGTTAGCCCGGGATAAAGAATTATATTGGCCTTATTTTTTTATGGATCAAGACCTCCCGGATCAAGTGGGAGAACCTTTACCTGCTCCTAATCGTAATATTCGCTATGTTGATGTGTTTGAGATCGAAAATTATTCAGAATTAGATTATTATAATTTGCCGGTTAAAGCGGGGAAAGGGATTTGGTTAGAGCCTTTTGAGTGGTACGGACTAACTATTACGAATTTAACGGCTCCAGTGTATTCAGAACAGCAGGAGTTATTGGCTGTTATTGGCTTAGATATTAGTGTAACGGACTTAACAAATCGGGTGGAAGCGCCGGAAACTTGGGGAAATGGTTATTTTGTCATCCTCAGTGAACAAGGAAATTTGTTGGCCTATCCCCCTAATCCCGAAAAAGCTAAAGTCTTAGCGACTTATCAAGATATTCCCGAACTGCAAGCGGTTTGGTCAGAAATCGGGAATCGTGATCAAGGTTTTATGGTGAGAGAGAGGCATTATTGGGCTTATCAACGGGTGGAGGGAACAAAATGGTTGATCTTGGCGGCGGTGCCGCAATCGGTGGTGTTGTTGCCTGTGTTGGGGGTGACAGTGGGGGGTGCGTTGGGGGCGGGGATTGTGTTGGCGTTGGTGGTGTTTTTGTTTGTGCGTCGTCTCAATCGCCGCTTACAGCCCATTGTCCGGGAGTGTCGCCGTTTGGCGGAGGAGGATTTAGCGCGATCGCAGCGCCTACAAGCTGAGGGCAAAACGTTAGATAACTCAGACCTTACCCCCTTTGTGAATTTACAGGAGAGTGATGAACTCGCCGTCTTAGAAAAAACCTTTCATCGCATGGCCAGTCAGCTTAAAGAATCCTTTGATGAGCTAGAAAGACGAGTGCAAGAACGCACGCTAGAACTGCAAGAAGCCAAAGAAGCCGCCGATTCTGCTAATCGGTCGAAAAGTGAGTTTTTAGCCAATATGAGCCATGAATTACGGACTCCAATGAATGCCATTATTGGCTATAGCGAAATGTTGCAAGAAGAGGCCGAGGATTTAGAGGTGGAAGAATTTGTTCCTGACCTGCAAAAAATTCACCTAGCCGGGAAACATTTACTTAGCTTAATTAATGACATTTTAGACTTGTCTAAAATTGAAGCGGGACGGATGGAATTATAC contains the following coding sequences:
- a CDS encoding response regulator: MSYVFYQLLEKLYIEQIQGTLNSQVQEMETELARVEQAMKSLSLTITMFDGLGLEEEETYRELALKAFKGRSPLTMGVGFGQAPFQLARDKELYWPYFFMDQDLPDQVGEPLPAPNRNIRYVDVFEIENYSELDYYNLPVKAGKGIWLEPFEWYGLTITNLTAPVYSEQQELLAVIGLDISVTDLTNRVEAPETWGNGYFVILSEQGNLLAYPPNPEKAKVLATYQDIPELQAVWSEIGNRDQGFMVRERHYWAYQRVEGTKWLILAAVPQSVVLLPVLGVTVGGALGAGIVLALVVFLFVRRLNRRLQPIVRECRRLAEEDLARSQRLQAEGKTLDNSDLTPFVNLQESDELAVLEKTFHRMASQLKESFDELERRVQERTLELQEAKEAADSANRSKSEFLANMSHELRTPMNAIIGYSEMLQEEAEDLEVEEFVPDLQKIHLAGKHLLSLINDILDLSKIEAGRMELYLEIFEIYPMIQEALTTIAPLVEKNNNTLKVNTPENLGVMYGDLTKVRQNLFNLLSNASKFTENGVITLTVECYHQQAQEWIRFEVSDTGIGMSLEQSEKLFEAFTQADASTTRKYGGTGLGLAITRKFCQMMGGDIRVESVPNQGSTFTIELPLMRQVTPLESLEQMPVQQDEQIAIAESPLQNTGTILVIDDDKSVTDLMQRYLTKEGFQVVTAPNGALGLQLAKEIRPDAIILDIMMPQMDGWTVLSTLKADSEVAHIPVVIASMVDDKNLGFALGAADYLLKPLNRQQLTQILHKFQVDRHSTVVMLIEDNIPTGEMVRRQLEKEGCRVVVVENGYKALEVIADDPPGLIISDLMMPEMDGFEFIHELRKNEKWRFIPVIILTAKELSEKDVKNLNGYVEKVFQKGAYDRKALLSEVHDLLSHVLQSQQTSKKS